CCACGCGGCCAGCACCCCCATGGGAACGGCGATCAGCACCGACAGGACGATGGTGAGGACGGCGATGTTGAAGGTCGGCCAGATGCGTTGGCCGATCATGCTGGTCACCGGCGTGTTGGAGATCAGCGAAGTGCCGAGCTCGCCCTGCAGGAGCAGGCCGACCCAGGTGATGAACTGAACATGCAGCGGGTCGTTCAGCCCGAGGCTCGTGCGGATGCGCTCGAGCTGGGCGGGCGTTGCCATGTCGCCGGCAATGATCGCCGCCGGATCGCCCGGCGTCAGCCGCAGAAGCAGAAAGACGAAGACGGCGACGATGGCCATCACGGGGATGACCGCGAGAATGCGCCGGATGATGTAGCCTAGCATGGGTGCCGTGCCTCGGTTCTTCAGTGCCCGCGCCGTGCCCCGGCCCAACCGGGATAGGGGCGCCGACCTGTCGGCCAACGTTTTCTCGCCCCTCAAGGAGGGCAATCGCATACGGTTCTTGTTGCCGTCGATCCCGCCGTCGATCCCTCCCCTCAAGGGGGAGGGAAGAACAGGGCAGCGGCGGCCTGCCGGTATCGGGGGCAAACCGACCGCTGCCCGGCAATTCCGGGAGGGTGCCTTACTCCACCTTGTCGACGTTCCAGAAGACCGGAACCGGCGAGGCGATCATGCCGGTCAGCTTCGTGCTGCGGGCCTGGGGCATGATGTACTGGCCGAGCGGGATGTAGAGCACCTCTTCCATGTTGTGCGCCTGGATCCTGGCGGCCACTTCCTTCTGCTTCTCCGGCGTGTCGGCCTTGATGAACTCGGCGCGCAGTTCCTCGATCTTCTGATCCTCGGGCCAGCCGAACCAGGCATCGTCGCCGCGGCCATTCAGCATCGGGCTGATCAGCGGGGAGTTGATTTCCGGCACCATCCAGTTGGTGAAGAAGAGGTTCCAGCCGCCCTCCGAAGGTTTGGCCTGGCTGGCGCGGCGGGTCACGAGCGTCTGCCAGTCCATCGCCTGCATGTCGACATTGAAGCCGGCCTGGCGCAGCGCCTGCGCGGCGACCACGGGCTGGGCGGTGAGGCTGACGACGTCGGTCGGCTGCATCAGCACGACCGGCGTATTGTCGTAGCCGGCCTCCTCCAGCAGCTTCTTGGCGCCCTCGATATCGCCGCCGGAGGTTAGCGTTTCCGAGCCGGTCTCGTCGGCCAGCGGCGTGCCGCAGCCGAAGATCGCGCCGCATACCTTGTAATATTGCGGGTTGCCGATGAGCGTGGCGAGCACGTCCTCCTGGCTGAGCGCCATCATCGCCGCCTGGCGGACTTTCTTATTGTCGAAGGGAGGATACTTGAAGTTCATGCGGCCGATGGTCTGGTAGCCGAGATCGTCGCGGGTCTCCACCACCACGTCCTCGCTTGCCTCCAGAAGCGGCAGAAGGTCGATCTGCACCTGCTCGATATAGTCGATCTCGCCGGAAAGCAGCGCGTTGATGGCGGTCTGCGCGTCGGGCATTGTCACCCAGCGCACCGTGTCGACCTTCACCTCCTTGCCGCCGGCCATCCAGCTCGGCGCGCCTTCGCGCGGCACGTAGTCCTCGTTCTTCCTGTAGGTGACCGAGACGCCCGGCTGATACTCCTCCTCGACGAAGACGAAGGGACCGGAGCCGGTGTAGTCCGTCACCGCCTCGTCGGCGGAGCCGCTGGCCACACGCTCGGGCATAATGAAAGGCGGCAGGGCCGACTGCTTGCCAACCGTGTCGAGCAATGCCGGGAAAGGCTCCTTCAGCGTCCACACGATGGTCTTGTCGTCGGTGGCCTCCAGGCTTTCGGTCACGTCGAAGATGAGCTGGCCGCCCGAGTCTTTCTCGCCCCAGCGCTTGAGTGAGGCGACCGCATCGGCGGCGGTGACCGGAGCGCCGTCGTGAAACTTGAGCCCGTCGCGCAGGGTGAAGGTGTAGGTGAGATTGTCGTCGGAGATGGTCCAGTCGGCCATCTGCGGCTGCGGCTGGAAATTCTCGTCAACAGCCACCAGCACGTCGTAGATCATATAGCCGTGGTTGCGGCTGATATGGGCTGTCGTGATGATCGGGTCGAGCACCCGCAGGCCCGAATGCATGACCGCGGTGATGGTCTTTTCCTGAGCCAGCGCCTGGGTGGCCACGCCCGTTCCGGCGAGCAGCGCCGCGGCCATGATGCCGGTGACGGCGCCCCGCGTATGCCCGCGGAACTGATTCAAGGTTTTTTGAATTCGCAACATATCGTGTTCCCTTTTTTGGTTTCGATGGTTGGTTGGCGGTGGCGCCCTTGGGCACGGGTTCTCCCGCCGTGCCGCAGGGCGGTGGATCAGGCCTCCATGGTCTGGCGCTCCGGCCTGCGGTGAAAGACGGGACCGCCGGGCGAAAGCCGCATGCCGTCGGCAAGGCGCGTCCATGGCAGGTCGGCAGGGCTCAGCGGCATCGGGCCGGGCGCGGTGCACACGAGAACGGTTTCGGCGATAGGCTCGAAATCGGCACGGAAATGCACGGAGCTTTTGTTGACGAGGATCGCCATCTCGGTCGGCTCGATGCCGACGAAGCGGTACATCGCCTGGTCGGCCATCTGCGCCTTGTGGCTGGCAACGACGATGCGGACGTCATCGATGGTCAGGCAGGCGGAGGGCCCGACATTGATATGGGTTCCGCCATAATAGGGTCCGGTCGCATGAAGATCACCGTTCGACAGCTTGGCGACGCGGAAGGTCCCCTCATAAGGCGCATCGCCCTTGACGCCCGAGGTGCCGCCGAGGGCAATGGCGATCTCCGCGCCTTCGCCGGCCTCATGCGCCGCCCTGGCGGCGTTCGGGTCTACGATCATGCCGATGGCCGCCCGCCTGGCGCCGTTGCGCACCAGCGCGCCCAGCATTCCGGTCGTGTTGGAATCGCCTCCCGCGCCGGGGTTGTCCTGCGTGTCGGCGATCACGACAGGCTTCGATGCGCCGGCGGCGATGCGCATGGCCTCGCGCACCCCTTCATCCGGCGCGAAGGCGCGTCCGGCGAAGGCGCTCTCGGCGGCAAGCACCAGCTCGTAAATGCGGTCGGCCGCGCGGTCCGCTTCCGCCTGGTCCTCTCCATAGGCAAGGACCGTCGGCGCGCATTCGGGAAAATCGGCGGCAGGGAAGCCGGTGAACAGGGAGGTGCTGGCGACCGTGCCGGCTTCAAGGTCGGCGACCTCGCGATAAAGACCGCGCGCCGGCTCCATCGAGGTGCACTGCCAGGAAATGGGGATGAGATAGGGCAGGCGGCGGAAAGACTTGGCAAAGGGCCGCCCCCGCGCCATCAGCCGGTCGAGCTGGTCGGCCGCGCGCCAGCCGGTCTCGGCCATGTCGACATGCGGATAGGTGCGAAAGCCCACCAGCATATCGGCCTCATGGAACATGCGGCGGGTGATGTTGCCGTGGAGATCCAGGCTGACGGCGATCGGCACGTCCGGCCCGACCACCTGGCGAACACGGGCGATCAGCTCCCCCTCGCCGTCGTCCAGGTGCTCGGCCACCATGGCGCCGTGCAGATCCAGGTAGACGCCGTCGAGCGGGCCGGCATTGGCGATGCCCTCGACGATCTCTCCGGCGATGGCCTCATAGGCGGTGCGTTCGACGGCGGCGGACGGGATTGCGCCGCACCACAGGATGGGAACCATGTCCCAGTTTGCGGCGGCGGCCCGATCGACGGCGCCTGAAATGCCGAGATTGACGCCGGGGCAGAGCCGGAGGATTTCGTCGCCACGGCAGATCGGGAGATAGCCGCCGCCCTGCTCGAAATTCGCAAGCGTTGCGGGCGAGGGGGCAAACGTATTGGTTTCGTGAAGGAAGCCCGCCATGGCCACGCGTCTGCCCATCAGGCCACGCCTCCGTCTGTCATCCGGAGGCAAACGTCCGGGGCGGATGCGTCTTCAGGCGAAGGCATCGTCCGCCCGCGCACCGCAAAAAGCTGTTCGCCCGTCCCCGTCGCGTTCAACGTCAGACACCTGCCCTGTTCGTTCCCATAGAGCGCCGTGCGACCATTCGGACGCACAAGGCGCTTCAACTCCTTAAATCCACGCATCGTGCTTTTCTTCGATTTCTTGGGCCGATGCTGTAGACGAATTGCTGGTATTGCTGTGCGATACGACTGTATTAATTTCAGGATAGTTATGCTAGCGACTGGAAGTCAACGCATTTCTTGAAGCGGTCATGGGGAGAACCAGTTGCGGAGTATCTTGAGGGCGCAGAGCGGCGTCAGGTCGGAACAGGAACTGCATGCCGACGACCCGCTGTTCGTTCAGTCGATTGCCCGGGCGATGCAGGTTCTGTCGTCTTTTCACCAGGCGGGGCGGCCGCTTACGCTGAACGAGATCGCGGCCGCCGCGGGCATCGGTAAGAGCGCCGCCCAGCGCGTCGTGCACACGCTGAAGACTCTCGGTTATATCGAGCGCGACGCGGACGACAGGGGCTATGTGCCCGGCATACGAATCCTGGACCACACG
This sequence is a window from Nitratireductor thuwali. Protein-coding genes within it:
- a CDS encoding ABC transporter substrate-binding protein, with protein sequence MLRIQKTLNQFRGHTRGAVTGIMAAALLAGTGVATQALAQEKTITAVMHSGLRVLDPIITTAHISRNHGYMIYDVLVAVDENFQPQPQMADWTISDDNLTYTFTLRDGLKFHDGAPVTAADAVASLKRWGEKDSGGQLIFDVTESLEATDDKTIVWTLKEPFPALLDTVGKQSALPPFIMPERVASGSADEAVTDYTGSGPFVFVEEEYQPGVSVTYRKNEDYVPREGAPSWMAGGKEVKVDTVRWVTMPDAQTAINALLSGEIDYIEQVQIDLLPLLEASEDVVVETRDDLGYQTIGRMNFKYPPFDNKKVRQAAMMALSQEDVLATLIGNPQYYKVCGAIFGCGTPLADETGSETLTSGGDIEGAKKLLEEAGYDNTPVVLMQPTDVVSLTAQPVVAAQALRQAGFNVDMQAMDWQTLVTRRASQAKPSEGGWNLFFTNWMVPEINSPLISPMLNGRGDDAWFGWPEDQKIEELRAEFIKADTPEKQKEVAARIQAHNMEEVLYIPLGQYIMPQARSTKLTGMIASPVPVFWNVDKVE
- a CDS encoding M81 family metallopeptidase; amino-acid sequence: MGRRVAMAGFLHETNTFAPSPATLANFEQGGGYLPICRGDEILRLCPGVNLGISGAVDRAAAANWDMVPILWCGAIPSAAVERTAYEAIAGEIVEGIANAGPLDGVYLDLHGAMVAEHLDDGEGELIARVRQVVGPDVPIAVSLDLHGNITRRMFHEADMLVGFRTYPHVDMAETGWRAADQLDRLMARGRPFAKSFRRLPYLIPISWQCTSMEPARGLYREVADLEAGTVASTSLFTGFPAADFPECAPTVLAYGEDQAEADRAADRIYELVLAAESAFAGRAFAPDEGVREAMRIAAGASKPVVIADTQDNPGAGGDSNTTGMLGALVRNGARRAAIGMIVDPNAARAAHEAGEGAEIAIALGGTSGVKGDAPYEGTFRVAKLSNGDLHATGPYYGGTHINVGPSACLTIDDVRIVVASHKAQMADQAMYRFVGIEPTEMAILVNKSSVHFRADFEPIAETVLVCTAPGPMPLSPADLPWTRLADGMRLSPGGPVFHRRPERQTMEA
- a CDS encoding helix-turn-helix domain-containing protein, which gives rise to MRSILRAQSGVRSEQELHADDPLFVQSIARAMQVLSSFHQAGRPLTLNEIAAAAGIGKSAAQRVVHTLKTLGYIERDADDRGYVPGIRILDHTFHALRNSRKLAKSQKRPGAASMRERV